A window of Waddliaceae bacterium contains these coding sequences:
- the pgl gene encoding 6-phosphogluconolactonase: MIKCISDERKSLAYKAVEVIASEVADLLIMQRRGHVVLGICGGGSVEEIFKALSASESMPWHQVHIFWIDERLDSNDSNEHLARELFLQGLINEKEFPKENIHSPKEEGYTEELLALGGFDIILMSSGGDGHVASLFPHHPALQEEDKKFIIVDDSPKPPKRRITASKALLQDATTCLLLFYGKEKSVALKAFSDIDTSIDECPAVLTKEITNLYIFTDII; this comes from the coding sequence ATGATAAAATGTATTTCCGATGAACGAAAATCTCTTGCCTACAAAGCCGTAGAAGTTATCGCTTCTGAGGTCGCCGATTTGCTCATAATGCAACGTCGCGGCCATGTTGTTCTAGGGATATGTGGTGGCGGCAGTGTTGAAGAAATTTTCAAGGCTCTTTCGGCTTCCGAGAGCATGCCATGGCACCAGGTTCATATCTTTTGGATCGACGAAAGGCTCGATTCTAACGACTCTAACGAGCATCTCGCGCGAGAACTTTTTCTTCAAGGGCTAATCAATGAAAAAGAGTTTCCTAAAGAAAACATCCACTCTCCTAAAGAAGAAGGATATACTGAAGAGCTTCTTGCATTGGGAGGTTTTGATATAATATTAATGTCTTCTGGTGGTGACGGCCATGTAGCGAGCCTTTTTCCTCACCACCCTGCTTTGCAAGAAGAAGACAAAAAATTCATCATCGTAGACGACAGCCCAAAACCTCCCAAGAGGAGGATTACAGCATCGAAGGCTCTTCTTCAGGATGCTACTACATGCCTACTTCTTTTCTACGGCAAAGAGAAGTCTGTTGCTTTAAAGGCTTTTAGCGACATTGATACCAGCATCGACGAATGCCCTGCCGTTTTAACAAAAGAAATTACAAACCTTTACATTTTTACGGATATTATATGA
- the gnd gene encoding decarboxylating 6-phosphogluconate dehydrogenase, with product MKIGLIGLGKMGGNLALNIIDHGHDVVVYNRSAEKMVPYVEKGAIAGASLEELVGSLEAPRMIWVMVTAGDAVDHVIAELTPLLDDGDTIIDGGNSFYKDTIRRAENLKEEGINLLDIGTSGGIDGARNGACFMVGGDEERFNAIEPLLADISVDGGYGYFGKSGAGHFVKMIHNGIEYGMMQSIGEGFEVMEKSAFDIDMSSAAKVWSNGSVIRGWLMDLAEEAYSEDPSLEKYSGAIGLSGEGEWSIATAKELEVPVPAMDSSVDMRIKSKESPRYQGKVIQALRFGFGRHEQPS from the coding sequence ATGAAGATAGGACTTATAGGATTGGGGAAGATGGGCGGAAATCTTGCCCTCAACATCATCGACCACGGCCATGATGTTGTTGTATATAACAGAAGCGCTGAGAAGATGGTACCATATGTTGAAAAAGGTGCTATCGCTGGCGCTTCTCTCGAAGAGCTTGTCGGCAGCCTCGAGGCTCCACGGATGATATGGGTTATGGTCACCGCTGGAGATGCTGTCGACCATGTTATCGCCGAGCTTACTCCCCTTCTCGACGATGGTGATACTATCATTGACGGTGGAAACAGTTTCTATAAAGACACGATACGTCGTGCTGAGAATCTTAAAGAGGAAGGGATTAATCTTCTCGATATTGGCACTAGCGGTGGCATCGACGGCGCCAGGAACGGCGCATGTTTTATGGTCGGCGGCGACGAAGAGCGTTTTAATGCTATAGAGCCTTTGCTTGCTGACATCAGCGTTGATGGCGGCTACGGATATTTCGGTAAGAGCGGTGCTGGGCATTTTGTTAAGATGATCCACAACGGCATAGAATATGGTATGATGCAGAGTATCGGCGAAGGTTTCGAGGTTATGGAGAAGAGCGCTTTCGACATCGATATGTCTTCTGCTGCGAAGGTATGGAGCAATGGCAGCGTGATACGCGGGTGGCTTATGGATCTCGCCGAAGAGGCGTATAGTGAAGACCCGTCTTTAGAAAAATATTCTGGCGCCATAGGCCTTAGCGGCGAAGGAGAGTGGAGTATTGCTACCGCTAAAGAACTCGAAGTCCCTGTTCCTGCCATGGATTCTAGCGTCGACATGCGCATAAAAAGTAAAGAATCGCCGAGATATCAGGGAAAAGTTATCCAGGCGCTACGTTTTGGTTTCGGGAGGCACGAGCAGCCATCATGA
- a CDS encoding NAD(P)/FAD-dependent oxidoreductase → MEQDHFDIIIIGAGSGGLNIAGFMNKAGFSVLLIDKSEWAIGGDCLNYGCIPSKALIHLSKLAYDAKEAEAIGLKVGGAVDIGKVTKYIKEKQGVIRQHENADYFRSLGMTVVLGEAKFSGPNSVVVDSKEYFGKKIVIATGSRPRSLEVPGVENVRCYNNETIFDIDFLPKKFLFVGGGPIGIELGQCFQRLGSDVTVIQHGPKFLPKESKEIACVLYDQLIQEGMTFHFNSVPKEFIGSDKVVIEDKGGLESTIDFDAVFVAIGRSLNIEGLGIENAGIALDEGGRKLKVDDYMRTTNKNVFACGDVAGGYIFTHAAELHASVIINNFFSPFKKKLSYDNISWVTYTYPEIATFGLSAEALESRGMKYETLSLDFEDDDRHIVDDFTAGKLVVYHRKGVILGGSMVSPAAGELFQELVLANTSGLKLKDLFGKIYPYPTASRVNKKLAGNYFSKKLTPLTKKILKVMYR, encoded by the coding sequence ATGGAGCAAGATCATTTTGATATCATCATCATCGGTGCTGGCAGTGGTGGTTTAAACATTGCTGGTTTCATGAACAAAGCCGGCTTCAGCGTGTTGCTTATCGACAAAAGCGAATGGGCCATTGGTGGCGACTGTCTAAACTACGGGTGCATTCCTAGCAAGGCGTTGATCCACCTTTCTAAGCTTGCCTATGATGCGAAGGAAGCTGAAGCTATTGGTCTCAAGGTCGGTGGCGCTGTTGATATTGGTAAGGTAACGAAATATATCAAAGAGAAGCAGGGCGTCATACGTCAGCATGAGAACGCCGACTATTTTCGTTCTTTGGGGATGACTGTCGTCCTTGGCGAAGCGAAATTTTCTGGTCCTAATAGTGTTGTCGTCGATAGTAAAGAGTATTTCGGTAAGAAGATCGTCATCGCTACTGGAAGCAGACCTCGTAGCCTTGAAGTCCCTGGCGTCGAAAATGTGCGGTGTTACAACAACGAGACTATTTTCGATATAGATTTTTTACCTAAGAAGTTTTTGTTTGTTGGCGGGGGTCCTATAGGGATAGAGCTAGGGCAGTGTTTCCAGCGTCTTGGCAGCGACGTTACTGTGATACAGCATGGCCCGAAGTTTCTTCCCAAGGAGAGCAAAGAGATCGCCTGTGTATTATATGACCAGCTTATCCAGGAGGGCATGACGTTCCACTTCAACAGCGTCCCTAAGGAGTTTATCGGTAGCGATAAAGTTGTCATTGAAGACAAAGGCGGCTTAGAGAGCACTATAGACTTCGACGCTGTTTTTGTTGCTATTGGAAGGTCTTTGAATATCGAAGGTCTTGGCATTGAGAATGCTGGCATCGCGCTCGACGAAGGCGGAAGAAAGCTCAAGGTCGATGACTATATGAGGACTACCAACAAAAACGTCTTTGCCTGTGGTGATGTCGCTGGAGGGTATATCTTCACCCATGCTGCTGAGCTTCATGCTTCTGTTATAATAAACAATTTCTTCAGCCCTTTCAAGAAGAAGCTTTCCTACGACAACATCTCATGGGTAACGTATACATACCCAGAGATTGCGACCTTCGGCCTTAGCGCTGAGGCTCTCGAAAGCCGTGGGATGAAATACGAGACGTTATCGCTTGATTTCGAAGACGACGACAGGCATATCGTCGACGACTTTACTGCTGGGAAGCTTGTTGTATATCATAGAAAGGGTGTAATCCTTGGGGGTTCGATGGTTTCTCCTGCTGCTGGAGAGCTTTTCCAGGAGCTCGTCCTTGCCAATACTTCAGGCCTTAAACTCAAAGACCTTTTCGGCAAGATATATCCATACCCTACTGCCAGCAGGGTAAACAAGAAACTTGCGGGGAATTATTTTTCTAAGAAGCTTACTCCGTTAACAAAAAAAATACTTAAGGTGATGTACCGATGA
- a CDS encoding sodium:solute symporter: MSIIDIATFLMVILLMVIAGHWGVRRVQSEKSYLLADNNTGLFALTATLVMTEFNTSTLIAFSAIGYLCGLWALVLPFVFLIGLTFYGITVAKKWKQFNGLSVAQFFSQRYGDSVGKLASFALIAAMTGFSAVYIKSLSIIFSLAFPSVHTWMLSLVLVLLILLLTLRGGLVAIIKNDIISFCILLIFMPLMMLLSWNNSATTPYNITEAMTLLPPSFVVAITLVTMFTYIIAPWYGQKIFSAKTPAIAKQSVMIAAVLVFVLYACAVMATSFLKKNSVVNHDQALPYIVMNILPTGLRGIGFGVFFAAAATTLSGVWSAMTSMVVSDFLGRNNSEGCGRSIYITIAFATIAYLLGNTLVDKILQKLILANIPVLALSFALLAGFYWKKASKAGAIISIVVGLCWGVFTYAYFGEDGGYQWYWAIYGIPLIFGSGAVGSIAFPEIIAQKSTSL; the protein is encoded by the coding sequence ATGAGCATCATAGATATAGCGACGTTTTTGATGGTAATATTATTGATGGTAATAGCAGGGCACTGGGGCGTCCGCAGGGTGCAGTCAGAGAAATCATATCTTTTAGCAGATAATAACACCGGTCTTTTTGCCCTCACCGCTACTCTAGTAATGACGGAATTCAATACTTCGACATTAATAGCATTTTCGGCGATAGGATATCTCTGTGGACTATGGGCGCTGGTACTTCCTTTCGTTTTCCTCATAGGCCTTACTTTCTACGGAATCACCGTCGCAAAAAAATGGAAGCAGTTCAACGGTCTGTCGGTAGCACAGTTTTTCTCGCAACGATATGGTGATAGCGTAGGGAAACTTGCAAGCTTCGCACTAATAGCAGCTATGACGGGGTTCAGCGCAGTGTATATAAAATCCCTTTCGATAATATTCTCTTTAGCCTTTCCTTCAGTGCATACATGGATGTTAAGCCTTGTCCTAGTACTCCTTATACTATTACTTACATTACGCGGTGGGCTCGTAGCAATAATAAAGAACGATATCATAAGCTTCTGCATCCTGCTAATCTTCATGCCTCTTATGATGTTATTGTCATGGAATAACAGTGCAACAACACCTTACAATATAACAGAGGCAATGACTCTATTGCCACCCTCTTTTGTTGTAGCAATAACACTAGTGACGATGTTTACATACATCATAGCACCATGGTATGGGCAGAAAATCTTCTCGGCAAAAACGCCGGCAATAGCAAAACAGTCCGTTATGATCGCAGCAGTGCTCGTATTCGTATTATACGCATGCGCTGTAATGGCGACATCGTTCTTGAAAAAGAATTCCGTTGTCAATCATGACCAGGCACTGCCATATATCGTCATGAATATACTGCCAACAGGACTAAGAGGTATAGGCTTCGGTGTATTCTTCGCAGCAGCAGCAACGACGCTGTCGGGAGTGTGGAGCGCGATGACAAGTATGGTAGTAAGTGATTTTCTGGGAAGGAATAACTCTGAAGGATGTGGACGTAGCATTTATATCACCATAGCTTTTGCAACAATAGCATACCTTCTTGGTAATACCCTCGTCGATAAGATACTTCAGAAACTCATCCTGGCAAACATCCCCGTGCTGGCATTGTCGTTTGCCCTATTAGCAGGTTTTTACTGGAAAAAAGCCTCTAAAGCAGGCGCTATAATAAGCATTGTTGTAGGACTGTGTTGGGGAGTTTTTACCTACGCATATTTTGGCGAAGATGGCGGATATCAATGGTACTGGGCCATCTACGGTATACCACTAATTTTCGGCTCAGGAGCCGTAGGGTCTATTGCTTTTCCAGAAATAATAGCTCAAAAATCTACTTCACTATAG